The DNA sequence CTGTTTTATAGTGTAATTTAAATCAAATCTACTGCATATATTGTTTTTAAGCATGTACACGAAACATTCTGTGATGTGGACATTTAATTTGATGATTTTGGTATTTAATATTCAAATGATATCATCTCGAAATGATCCTAAAAATGATCCCAGAAGCAATGGAGATTTAGCCTTATGGATAGATGAAAAACAGGTCAAGATGTTTAGTGGTAAGTAAATTTTACTTTTAGTTGAATTAGCATGTGCTGATAGAATCTTTTTATAGGTATGTCCATGGAAATCTATGCGATAGTTAATGGTAATGTCCTACCATACATTTTAGATCCAAACTTTGAAAAATATCTTCCTGTGATTCCATCTGAAGTCAGCTATGTAAATTTTACATGGAAGGCTGGAAATAAAAAGTATTATTATCATTTTGACCGCCTTCAATCATATGATCAAAGTATTCTAGAGGCACCAGTTATTTCTATTAAAACTAAAGGCAGAGTTCCAAGACGCCCCAAAGAATTTAGCATATTTTTACCATGCATTGGTAATAGTTCTGGCATAGCTAAGTTTGGTATTGGATTGCTAATTGAAACTAGAAAAGGAAAACCTCTAAATGGGACACCCTTAAGACTGAAACTTAAAAAGGAATGTGCCCAAAGGAGtaagtatatataaattaatttattacatattatttacacattattttgattatattgtaGATCCTGATCCTGAATGTGACAAGAAATGTGCCAATCAAGGTAGATGTAACCATGAAAAAATATGTCAGTGCCCTGAGGGATATATGGGACCTTATTGCAGAACTGCTTTATGCTACCCTCAGTGTATGAATGGAGGAAACTGTACTTCTCCTGGAATTTGCAGCTGTCCACCGGGATTTCAAGGAAGACATTGTGAAGGAGGTAATTtatattaaactaattttatgTTTGGAGTTGTTCACAATGTATAAGCCTAATATGTTACATAGTATACATACTTAACCATGCAATTTACAATAAAAGAGGACCAACATATATTTTAGTCATGAGGGTTGAAGCTACAGGTAGTACAAAATGTATAATGGAGGTAATTAGCAGGGAGGTTAAGACATGGGTGGCAGATCTATCAGTATCAT is a window from the Diabrotica undecimpunctata isolate CICGRU chromosome 10, icDiaUnde3, whole genome shotgun sequence genome containing:
- the shf gene encoding protein shifted, whose translation is MYTKHSVMWTFNLMILVFNIQMISSRNDPKNDPRSNGDLALWIDEKQVKMFSGMSMEIYAIVNGNVLPYILDPNFEKYLPVIPSEVSYVNFTWKAGNKKYYYHFDRLQSYDQSILEAPVISIKTKGRVPRRPKEFSIFLPCIGNSSGIAKFGIGLLIETRKGKPLNGTPLRLKLKKECAQRNPDPECDKKCANQGRCNHEKICQCPEGYMGPYCRTALCYPQCMNGGNCTSPGICSCPPGFQGRHCEGGICGEKCLNGGKCIQKDTCECSKGYYGPHCEYSRCIIPCLNGGKCKAVNKCRCPRGFRGDHCEIGRAKPARSNCQLACKHGTCVDDSCVCDPGWYGRLCHHMIM